A window from Pichia kudriavzevii chromosome 5, complete sequence encodes these proteins:
- a CDS encoding uncharacterized protein (PKUD0E05810; similar to Saccharomyces cerevisiae YHR137W (ARO9); ancestral locus Anc_2.102) yields the protein MFQIERCGHYTTLFPWRKAVAIYRVVIFTIPPGENLGMSADETFPHMSFLAERVKERNPSYFWLNVPDVDKPHPNPIFLVGGLPNNGFFPITSTNVNLRDVPFQPHGETAFECVTSSSDKGKLDIKTALQYSDNAGLAPLLDQIRQFVKRVIKPRRNDWDVVITTGAADGIARCFDIFINPGEVVLFEEFTFTPVLGSLKDKGGIAVPVPMPKVKEQHSFDYYEELKHLLENWETERPGLPKPKLLYTIPNGHNPLGLAQSLKHKKQIYSLAQEHNFLIIEDEPYGYMNFNRNEDSSINYNPTNDDFVNSLHPSYTTLDTDGRVLRVETYSKVFSPGLRLGFMVFNRNFLTPLTRSAETSAKLANGLSQLYVNNTIHELGGIEGWIRWIIQVRNEYFRRKNIFVDALQHSESSEKGYIDVIDPSCGMFVAFIVNVEKHKSFNGSNHIELMEQFYVKAAEIGCLTVLGHNMCVDRDFSSSRSNFTRNAISFVDTHDILEESARRLDQVAVSLFES from the coding sequence ATGTTCCAAATAGAGAGGTGTGGACACTACACGACTCTGTTTCCTTGGAGAAAGGCTGTTGCCATATACCGTGTTGTTATCTTCACTATACCTCCAGGAGAGAACCTTGGAATGAGTGCCGACGAGACTTTCCCACATATGAGCTTTCTTGCCGAGAGGGTGAAGGAGAGGAACCCTTCGTATTTCTGGCTGAATGTTCCAGATGTCGACAAGCCACATCCAAACcccatttttttggttggGGGTCTGCCAAACAATGGCTTCTTCCCAATCACAAGCACAAACGTCAACCTCAGAGACGTGCCATTTCAACCTCATGGTGAAACTGCGTTCGAGTGTGTGACGAGCTCCTCTGACAAGGGTAAACTCGACATCAAGACGGCTTTGCAATACTCTGACAATGCGGGTCTGGCGCCATTGTTGGACCAGATCAGACAGTTTGTGAAGAGGGTGATCAAACCCAGAAGAAACGACTGGGACGTTGTTATTACGACAGGTGCTGCAGATGGTATTGCAAGGTGTTTTGACATCTTTATCAACCCCGGCGAGGTTGTACTGTTTGAGGAGTTTACCTTCACACCAGTTTTGGGGTCATTGAAGGACAAGGGCGGTATAGCTGTCCCCGTGCCAATGCCAAAGGTCAAGGAGCAACATAGCTTCGACTACTACGAAGAATTGAAACATCTCTTGGAGAACTGGGAAACAGAAAGACCTGGACTCCCAAAACCAAAGCTTCTCTACACCATCCCCAACGGCCATAATCCTTTAGGATTGGCCCAATCTTTAAAACACAAGAAGCAGATATACTCATTGGCACAGGAACATAACTTTCTCATCATTGAGGACGAGCCATATGGTTATATGAACTTCAACAGAAACGAAGACTCAAGTATCAATTACAATCCAACCAACGATGACTTCGTCAATTCCTTGCACCCTTCGTACACTACGTTAGACACCGATGGCAGAGTTCTCAGGGTAGAGACATACTCAAAAGTGTTTTCGCCGGGTCTGCGTTTGGGGTTTATGGTGTTCAACAGAAACTTCTTGACACCGCTGACAAGAAGTGCAGAAACCTCAGCCAAACTTGCCAATGGGTTGTCACAGCTGTACGTGAACAATACCATTCACGAATTAGGCGGTATTGAAGGCTGGATCCGTTGGATCATCCAAGTCAGAAATGAATACTTTAGGAGAAAGAATATCTTTGTTGACGCTCTCCAACATTCAGAGTCTTCAGAGAAAGGTTACATTGACGTCATTGATCCAAGTTGCGGCATGTTTGTTGCCTTTATTGTCAACGTCGAGAAGCACAAAAGCTTCAATGGGTCCAACCATATCGAGCTCATGGAACAATTTTATGTGAAAGCTGCCGAAATCGGTTGTCTGACGGTTTTGGGCCACAATATGTGCGTTGACCGTGATTTCTCTTCTTCCAGGTCTAACTTTACAAGAAATGCAATTTCCTTTGTTGACACCCATGATATTCTGGAGGAATCTGCCAGAAGGTTAGACCAAGTGGCAGTTAGTTTGTTTGAAAGTTAA
- a CDS encoding uncharacterized protein (PKUD0E05820) codes for MTASDPCPLSAFLADRTKIRRHGYFAINVPSVGNPHPEPIELIGGLPNHGFFPVTAARIELRDRPFEAHQKTVVETAVVSNDPDKVDIKTAFQYSNLQGIDPLLGQIKEFARRVIKPYGQDWEILATAGALNGIARCFDIFVNPGDVVLFEEFTFTPMLRPLADKGGIAVPIPLKGVRGSHNIDYYEELKHLLENWETEKPGLPKPKILYTIPTGHNPLGLSQTVETKKKIYKLAQEHNFLILEDEPYGYLTFDKVDDESTKYDLSNDEFIDALTPSYISFDTDGRVVRNETFSKIFSPGLRLGFVVINKSFVKQFLLSGEVTIKAPSGYSQLFVNNTIHQLGGIEGWIHWIIQVRNEYLRRKNAFVKSVQATEAAKRGYLDVIDPDCGMFVSIYINVEKHREFNGSNHKQILEQFYIKAAEAGYLAVLGHNMSVDEGYSAPRATFIRNAISYVDSPQVFEEAASRLNTATLALFQ; via the coding sequence ATGACAGCCTCTGACCCTTGTCCGTTATCAGCATTTCTTGCAGATCGAACCAAAATCAGAAGACACGGATACTTTGCAATCAATGTACCTTCCGTTGGGAACCCACATCCAGAACCAATTGAGTTGATTGGCGGCTTGCCCAACCATGGGTTCTTCCCCGTAACTGCTGCTCGGATCGAGTTGAGAGACCGGCCCTTTGAGGCACATCAAAAGACAGTGGTTGAGACCGCCGTTGTTTCAAACGATCCAGACAAGGTGGACATCAAAACAGCCTTTCAGTATTCAAATTTGCAAGGTATCGATCCTTTACTAGGGCAAATCAAGGAGTTTGCCAGACGTGTAATCAAACCCTATGGACAAGATTGGGAGATTCTAGCTACGGCGGGCGCCCTAAATGGTATTGCAAGAtgttttgatatctttgtCAATCCGGGAGATGTTGTTTTATTTGAGGAGTTTACGTTCACCCCCATGCTACGTCCGCTGGCCGACAAGGGCGGGATTGCCGTACCAATTCCATTAAAGGGAGTTCGGGGGAGCCATAATATCGACTACTACGAAGAGTTGAAGCATCTCTTGGAGAACTGGGAGACGGAGAAGCCTGGTTTACCAAAACCTAAGATTCTCTACACCATTCCCACGGGTCATAATCCTCTAGGACTATCACAAACTGTtgaaaccaagaaaaaaatctaCAAACTGGCACAAGAACacaactttttgattttggaggACGAACCATACGGATACTTGACTTTTGACAAAGTCGACGACGAGAGCACCAAGTATGATTTGAGCAACGACGAGTTCATCGATGCATTGACTCCCTCGTATATTTCCTTCGATACTGACGGTAGAGTTGTTCGCAATGAGACATTCTCTAAGATCTTCTCTCCCGGTTTACGTCTAGGGTTTGTAGTGATCAACAAGAGTTTTGTCAAACAGTTCCTCCTGAGTGGAGAAGTGACCATCAAGGCCCCAAGTGGATATTCACAGTTGTTTGTAAACAATACGATCCATCAGTTGGGTGGTATTGAGGGATGGATCCATTGGATCATCCAAGTGAGAAACGAGTACttgagaagaaagaatGCGTTTGTCAAGTCTGTCCAAGCCACTGAAGCAGCCAAGAGGGGGTATCTTGATGTCATTGATCCCGATTGTGGAATGTTTGTCTCCATTTACATCAACGTGGAGAAACACAGAGAGTTCAACGGATCCAATCACAAGCAAATACTCGAACAGTTCTACATCAAGGCAGCCGAAGCCGGTTATTTGGCGGTCTTGGGACACAACATGAGTGTAGATGAAGGGTATTCCGCTCCAAGAGCTACCTTTATTCGTAACGCCATCTCCTACGTGGACTCTCCACAAGTCTTTGAGGAGGCTGCATCCAGACTGAACACCGCCACCCTTGCCCTCTTCCAATAG
- a CDS encoding uncharacterized protein (PKUD0E05830; Pfam Domains: 2-Hacid_dh_C(3e-66)|2-Hacid_dh(3.9e-14)) yields MSFWDTGKPFKVLKLSPVFHSEPAWKKFEEENENVTIVETEASTPQEFVLELESGKYKDLNFISHTWKSDIVTGPFNRGLLELIKKHTQVKGIAHSAAGYDRIDAVACGELGIQLSNVSDAVAPATADTNVFLILSTTRNFQLAHDSLMKGQWKNGMNIGMSIQHATIGILGMGNIGRAIRDRLLGFGVKKILYYNRSRLPSELEKDSEYCSTIEELVSKSDVISISLPLNENTYHLINADLIGHMKNGVVIVNTGRGAVVDEASIKEGIKSGKIRSYGSDVFENEPNVDQELVNMSQVVSLPHFGGSTLETHIDMENDVVRNVESFYKTGLVKNLVPDHKGLFQHL; encoded by the coding sequence ATGTCATTCTGGGATACGGGGAAGCCCTTCAAAGTGTTGAAGCTAAGTCCAGTCTTTCATAGTGAGCCCGCCTGGAAGAAGTTTGAGGaggaaaacgaaaatgTCACTATAGTGGAAACCGAAGCATCGACTCCACAAGAGTTTGTTTTGGAGCTGGAGAGTGGCAAGTACAAGGACCTGAACTTCATCTCGCATACTTGGAAATCGGATATAGTCACTGGTCCGTTCAACAGAGGGCTGTTAGAGCTGATCAAGAAGCATACCCAGGTGAAGGGGATTGCGCATTCGGCTGCAGGATACGATAGAATCGATGCGGTTGCCTGTGGAGAGCTGGGGATCCAACTATCCAATGTTTCGGATGCAGTTGCGCCAGCTACTGCAGATACGAACGTCTTCTTGATCTTGAGTACAACAAGGAATTTCCAGCTTGCACACGATAGTCTAATGAAAGGCCAATGGAAGAATGGAATGAATATTGGAATGTCCATCCAACATGCAACCATTGGTATTTTGGGCATGGGTAACATTGGTAGGGCTATCAGAGACAGGTTGCTTGGATTTGGTGTTAAAAAGATACTTTACTACAACAGAAGCAGGTTACCATCGGAGCTTGAAAAGGACTCCGAATATTGTTCCACGATTGAAGAACTGGTTTCGAAGAGTGATGTCATTTCAATAAGTCTCCCACTCAATGAGAATACATACCATTTGATCAATGCCGATTTGATCGGCCATATGAAGAATGGCGTGGTCATTGTCAACACCGGAAGAGGAGCAGTTGTGGATGAAGCCTCCATCAAGGAAGGTATAAAAAGTGGCAAAATCAGAAGCTACGGGTCGGATGTTTTCGAAAATGAACCCAATGTAGACCAAGAGTTGGTCAATATGTCCCAGGTTGTTTCACTGCCTCATTTTGGTGGTTCAACGCTGGAAACCCACATAGATATGGAGAATGATGTGGTCAGAAATGTCGAGTCTTTCTATAAAACCGGTCTGGTTAAAAACCTCGTTCCAGATCACAAGGGCCTCTTTCAGCATCTGTAA
- a CDS encoding uncharacterized protein (PKUD0E05840; similar to Saccharomyces cerevisiae YOL152W (FRE7)), whose protein sequence is MNMGTHSVWTGKDLFRNGVWCIKDMGTDEYKHLQALSQKRVSWASNEAYGHYMIYFCVVVIFLFFIKRIVYHFTDCSSRLSNGNSNLAKRFYYKAAAINRWVGYRRLPKLICNIFQLPSSLGNFLLIAGGCLFMLCYTFIPGYWYRECRGFGSPPLAVRTGLQSTALLPIIIILSGKTNLISQLTDISYEKLNVYHRWVSIMCCFLGWVHVIPFYIQAYREGGSERLAYFQSHNKYFVNGIPPLVFLTVLTIFSHSYIRAVWYELWLQIHWICAIGMYISLFIHAYPSLNAWKYLVATVVFWFAQLLWRAVRKGMLRPNGGFLRPNKCRIRRFTSNNEKEHFFEIVVENSNDFSWSPGQHLFVKIPGLRCLESHPFSILSICEPRGDSDIKLLVKTGGLGGLTRYLYDKLPDTGYTESNIYIDGPYGGCSRQTGSFESVFLMASGTGISAIIPFLNEACREIKKGESITEYVQLDWFIRQSENIEWILPELETIVSHYSDLVLQSSARVNIHVKEDMAGSDSEFMKHLRDSFSQSSSSESESKEELSLKPASTDLITIVNAKSNVLDIIKDAGEKLQPRNVFVVSGSDSMKTQVSNSVASLQARVFDNTNVQEIYLHSESFGW, encoded by the coding sequence ATGAATATGGGAACACATAGTGTCTGGACGGGAAAAGACCTTTTCCGAAATGGAGTGTGGTGTATCAAAGATATGGGCACTGATGAATATAAGCATCTTCAGGCTCTATCGCAAAAGAGAGTCAGCTGGGCATCAAATGAAGCATATGGCCATTACATGATATATTtttgtgttgttgttatatttctattcttcatcaaaagaATCGTGTATCATTTTACTGATTGCTCCTCCAGGTTGAGTAATGGAAACAGCAATTTGGCAAAACGTTTCTATTACAAGGCTGCTGCAATAAACAGATGGGTCGGATATAGAAGGCTTCCGAAGCTCATCTGCAATATTTTCCAATTACCATCATCATTGGgaaattttttattaattGCAGGTGGGTGTCTGTTTATGCTTTGTTACACTTTCATTCCAGGCTACTGGTACAGGGAATGCCGTGGGTTTGGTTCACCTCCACTGGCTGTGAGAACTGGACTACAATCGACGGCGTTACTCCCAATAATAATTATTTTATCTGGAAAGACCAACTTGATTTCACAACTCACTGATATCTCCTACGAGAAGCTAAATGTCTATCACAGATGGGTATCAATTATGTGCTGCTTTCTCGGATGGGTTCATGTGATTCCTTTTTATATACAGGCCTATAGAGAAGGTGGTTCAGAAAGACTTGCTTACTTCCAATCTCACAATAAATACTTTGTCAACGGTATTCCACCACTAGTGTTTCTGACAGTCTTGACTATATTTTCGCATTCTTACATTAGGGCAGTGTGGTACGAGTTATGGCTGCAAATACACTGGATTTGCGCTATTGGAATGTACATTTCTCTTTTCATACATGCTTATCCTTCGTTAAATGCCTGGAAATATTTGGTAGCTACAGTGGTGTTTTGGTTTGCACAACTGTTGTGGAGGGCTGTGCGTAAGGGCATGCTAAGGCCCAATGGAGGATTTTTGAGGCCTAACAAGTGTAGAATCAGAAGGTTCACTTCAAATAATGAGAAGGagcatttttttgaaatcgTCGTTGAAAATTCCAATGATTTCAGTTGGTCGCCTGGTCAACATTTGTTTGTCAAAATTCCAGGCTTGAGATGCCTTGAGAGCCATCCTTTTTCGATATTGTCGATCTGTGAGCCAAGAGGAGACAGTGACATCAAACTTCTGGTGAAGACGGGTGGCCTAGGCGGCTTAACAAGATATTTGTATGATAAATTGCCTGATACAGGATACACAGAATCCAATATCTACATTGATGGTCCCTATGGCGGATGTTCCAGGCAGACTGGATCATTTGAATCGGTATTTTTGATGGCGTCGGGCACTGGTATTTCGGCCATAATTCCTTTCTTGAACGAAGCATGCCGGGAGATCAAAAAAGGTGAATCAATCACTGAATATGTACAACTGGATTGGTTTATCAGGCAGTCGGAGAACATTGAGTGGATTTTACCTGAATTGGAAACAATAGTTTCCCATTATTCGGACTTGGTTCTTCAAAGTTCAGCTAGGGTGAATATCCACGTCAAAGAAGACATGGCTGGTTCTGATAGTGAGTTCATGAAGCATTTGAGGGATAGCTTTTCACAATCTTCGTCATCAGAGTCTGAATCTAAGGAGGAGTTATCACTAAAGCCTGCCTCGACCGATCTAATTACAATAGTTAATGCGAAGTCAAATGTTTTGGATATAATTAAGGACGCTGGAGAGAAACTTCAGCCGAGGAatgtgtttgttgtttcGGGATCTGATTCAATGAAGACCCAGGTGTCGAACTCGGTTGCTAGCTTACAGGCTCGAGTATTTGACAATACCAATGTGCAAGAAATATACCTGCACTCCGAATCCTTCGGGTGGTGA